GGTAGAGGTGCTGCTGGCCTTCGGCGCCTTCGGGGCCCGGATGACCGGCGGCGGCTTCGGTGGCTGCGTGATCGGGCTGATGGAGCCGGCCCAGGCCCGGGCGGCGGCGCTGGCGGTGGTGGCCGCCTACGCGGGCCGGGATTACGTCGAACCGGTCAGCTTCACGGTGACGGCCGTCGACGGCGCGCACCGGCTGGACTGACCTGACCGAAGGCTCGGCAGCAGCTGCTCGCCTCGCCGGTTGATTGGGGGCAGAATCCGTCGTCCTGGCTCCTTGAATGGCCCAGGAGTCGAGCGGAATGTCCCTCTTGACCCCCTACTTAACCGGGCATATGGTCTATCCCCCCGACCCCAGGCTGACTCGGACAAACCGATCGGCGGTCGTGGTGAATTAAGGAGATGACCATGGGCATTCGTGGATCGGTGCGGGTCGCGGCGGCCGGCTTGGGCGCGGTGGCTGCCGTGGCGTTGATGCCAGCCGCCACGGCACACGCGGCACTGCCGGGGCAGGTCTGCAACGTCAACCAGAACACCTGGGTCCGGTGGACCGAGGGCGGCAGCGTGCGGTACACGATCCCGGCCGGAGGTGGCTTCCGGATCGACCACTTCAACCATCAGGAGACCTGGATCTACGGCCATGGCAACGGCCAGCCCAACGGGTGGATCCCGAACGACGGGCGTCTCTACAACTGCCACTGGTGAGCCCCGCGGTCGGCATCCGTTCACCCTTCGTGCTCAACGCCCGGTGAGCGGGTGCCCGGAGCCGTGCGGATCGTGCGCGGCTGAGTCGCTACCCGATTCTGTCGGGGGCCGCTTGTAGCTTTCTTTCCATGCGGTTCCTGCACACCTCCGACTGGCATCTGGGTCGCACGCTGCACGGCGTCGACCTGCTCGATGCCCAGGCGGACGTGCTGAACCAGATCTGTCAGCTGGTGGCGCATCCGTCAGACGGGGTGCCGGTCGAGGCGGTGCTGATCGCCGGTGACGTCTATGACCGGGCGGTGCCGCCGGTCGAGGCGGTGGCGCTGTTCGCCAGCACGCTGGCCGAGTTGACCAGGCACAGCACGGTGATCGTCACGGCCGGCAACCATGACTCGGCCATCCGGCTCGGCTTCGGCGCCGAGCTGTTCACCGAGCGGCTGCGGGTGCGCACCGACCCGGCTGCGGTCGGCTCGCCGGTGCTGCTGGGGAACGGGCCGGCCCAGGTGGCGATCTACCCGCTGCCCTACCTCGATCCCGACGTCGCCCGCGCGGTGCTGGCGCCGCCTGACCAGCCACTGGAGCGCTCGCACCAGGCCGTTCTGACGGCCGCGATGGATCGGGTCCGCCACGACCTGGCCAGCCGGCCACCGGGCACCCGATCGGTGGTGCTCGCGCACGCCTTCGTGGTCGGCGGGCTGCCGAGTGAGAGCGAGCGCGCCATCGTGGTCGGCGGAGTCGACAGCGTCGCGGCCGGAACCTTCGACGGCGTGGACTACGTCGCGCTCGGGCACCTGCACGGCGCCCAGCAGCCGCGCGGTTCGGCCGGCACCGTGCTGCGTTACTCCGGCTCACCGTTGCGGTACTCCTTCTCCGAGCTGACGCACACCAAGTCGGTCACGCTGGTCGATCTGGCGCCCGAGGCGCCGGTTCGGATCACCGAGGTAGCGCTGCGGCAGCCGCGAGAGATGGTCGAGTTGACCGGCGAGCTGGCTGACCTGCTCGCCGATGACCGCCACCGGGCGGACTGGGTCCAGGTGACGGTCACCGACCGGTCCCGGCCCGACCAGCTCTTCGACCGGCTCAAGTTCCACTTTCCGCACCTGCTGCGCATGACTCACTCCCCCCTCGGCGCACAACCGACCGGTGAGCTGGCGGCCACCGCGGCGGTTCAGAGCCCTCGACAGCTGGGCGCCGACTTCATCGAGCACGTCACCGGCCTGGCTGCGCTGGAGGTCGAGCTGGAGCTGTTCGAGCGCGCCTATCAAAGCGCCAGCACCGCCGAAGCGCGACCGGGCGGCGGCTGATGCGACTGCACCGACTGCGCATGACCGCGATCGGCCCGTTCGCCGACCGGGTCGAGATCGACTTCAGCCGGTTCGGCAACAGCAGCCTGTTCCTGCTCGAAGGCCCGACCGGATCAGGCAAGACCACCGTGCTCGACGGAATCAGCTTCGCCCTGTACGGCAAGCTGGCGCAGAGCACGGCAACCGCGGAGCGGCTGAAGTCACACCACGCCCCGCCCGACGCCGAGCCGGTGGTCGAGCTTGTCTTCGAGACCCAGAGCGGGCTCTACCGCATCCGACGCACCCCGAGCCATCAGCGGCCGAAGAAGCGGGGCACCGGGACCACCCCGGTGCATATGACCGTCAAACTCTGGCGGCTCGGCTCACTCGACCATCCGGACGGCGGAGTGCTGCTGTCTGCCAATCTCGGCGACACCGAGGACGAGATCACCCGGGCGGTGGGGCTGACGCACGCCCAGTTCGTCCAGACCGTGCTGCTGCCGCAAGGTGAGTTCGCGAGCTTCCTGCAGTCCAGCACCAACGACAAACGCGCTTTGTTGCAAAGGCTGTTCGGCACCGAGGTGCTGGCCCGTGCCCAGGAGGCGCTGGTCGAGGGCCGCCGGGCCGCCGAGCAGCGGCGGGCCGCGGCGACCGCGACGGTGAGCCGGGCGGCGCACGCGCTCGCCGGCGCCACCGGCCTGGCCGAGCACGAGCTCAACGAGCTCGCCGGCCACTGCGAGGCCGGGAACTGCGCTGCCGTCACCGCGCTGCTGGCCGGAATGCGCGAGGGGCTGCAGGCGACCGTGTCAGCCGCCGCCGAGCATCAGGCCGGCGCGACCACGGTTCGCTCGCACCGCTCGGCGCAGCTGCGTCAGGCCCAGGACCTGGCCGGACGCCGGGCCGTCCGCGAGCAGTTGCGAGCCGAGCAGCAGCGGCTACTGGCCGGCGCGGACGAGCACCAGGCCGCCTGCGCCGAGCTGGCCGCCGCCGAACGGGCGCTGCTGGTGCTGCCCGCCGCCGAGGCGTTGGCCGTCGCCGGCAGCCGGTTCGAGCAGGCCGCGCAGGCCGAGACCGCCGCCCGGGCCCGGCTAGTGCCAGCGCTGCGCGCGCTGCCGGAGTCGGGCCTGCGAGCCGCTGCCGCGGGCGGGCGGACCAAGCTCGGCGAGCTCGCCGAGGGACTGCGGCGGGAACGCCGGCTGGAGGGCCAACGAGCCGACCACTCCCAGCTCCAGCGGCAGCTGGCGCTGCAGCTCGAACGTCGCCAGCAGGCCGTGGCGCGGTTGGCCGAGCTGCCAGCCCGGCAGGCCGAGCTGGCCGAGGACCGCGATCTGGCCGCTGTCGCCGCCAGCCGGCTGGTCGACCTGAGCGCCGAGCGCGACCGGGCCCAGGCACGATTGTTGGCCGCCCGGCAGGCGGTGGCCGCGGCGAAGCTGGCGGCTGAGAACCAGCAACTGGCCCAGGAGCTCTTCGACGCCGCCGAGGGCCAGCGGGCCCGGCTGGACACCCTGCGGGTCAGCTGGCGAGCCAGCATCGCCAGCGAGTTGGGGATGGCTCTGCAGAGCGGCCAGGAGTGCGTGGTGTGCGGCTCGGTGGAGCACCCGAGACCGGCCCGGCCCGCCGATGGCCACGTCAGCCAGGAGCTGGTCAACTCCGCCGAGGACGAGCTGCGCCGGTTGAGCACCGAGGTCGAGACCCGCCGCGCCGAGCTGGCTGAGCAGCGCTCCGAGCTGGTCGAGCTGCAGATCAGAGCCGAGCAGCTCAGCCCCGAACGGGCCAAGGCCAAGCTCGAGCAGGCCAGCGCCGGGCTGGCCGCGGCCCAGGCAGCCGCCGACCGGCAGCGGGCCCTGGACCTGGAGCTGGCCGAGATCGCCGGCCAGCTCGCCACGCTGACCGAGCAGGTCCAGCAGGCCACTGTGGCCGAGACCAGGCTCACCGAGCGCCGCGACGCGCTGTCGGCCAGCATCGCCGAAGACGTCCTGGCGGTGACCGAGGCGCGCGACGGCCATCCCAGCGTGGTCGATCGGGTCGCGGCGCTGAACGCCGAGGTGGCGCTGCTGGACGCCGCCGCCGCCGCCTGCTCGGCCGCTGCCGCGGCGCTGAACGCCGAGGCCGAGGCCCGTGACCGGTTCCAGGCCGCGCTGGCCGCCGCCGAGTTCGACGAGGTGGCCGCCTGGGATCTCGCCAGGCGCGGCAGCGCCGAGTTGGCCGAGCTGCGCGGCCAGATTCGCAGGTACCAGCAGCGGCTGGACGAGGTCTGCGGCCAGTTGTCCGCGGCCGAGCTGACGGACCCGCGGCTCGACGAGCCGCCAGCTGACCTAGCCGAACTCACCGAGCGCCTGCAGGCGGCCGAGGCAGCCGAGGCAGCCGCCGCCGCCGAGCACGGCGCGGCTGCCAGCCGGCTCGCCGAGGCGATCAGCCACGCCGAGCGGCTCGAGGCCGCGGTCCGGCGGGGAGCCAGAGTGCTGACCGAGACCGCCGCGGCCATCCGGGTTGGCAACCTGGTGGCCGGACTGGACGACAACCAGCTGAAGATGGAACTCACCACCTACGTGCTGGTGCGCCGGTTCACCGAGATCGTCGGCGCCGCGAACTCCCAGCTGCGCCGGATCTCCGGTGGCCGCTACGAACTGGAGCACACCGCGGCGCGCACCGGCAACTCCCGCTCAGGTCTGGGCCTGCGGATCCTGGACCTGCACACCGGAAAGACCCGCGACCCCGGCACCCTGTCCGGCGGCGAGACCTTCTACGTCTCGCTGTCGCTGGCGTTGGGGCTGGCCGACATCGTGCGCGCCGAGTCCGGCGGGGTGGACCTGGGCACCCTGCTGATCGACGAGGGGTTCGGCAGCCTTGACCCGGACGTGCTCGACCAGGTGCTGGCGGTGCTCGACAGCTTGCGCGCAGGCGGCCGGGCAGTGGGGGTGGTCAGCCACGTCGAAGAGGTCAAGCGCCGGATCGCCGACCAGATCCAGGTGCGGCCCAACCCCGACGGCTCCTCGCGACTGCTGAGCACCGTCGGCTGAGCGACCGGCGGCTGAGCGACAACCTCAGCGCGTCTCGGGGTCGGACGGCTCCGGGCGCCAGCTGAAGACCGGCTGCCGGCGGTCCAGAAACGCCCGCGGCCCCTCGACGCCGTCGGCGGACAGCCGCCAGCGGGCCGTCCAGCGCTCGAACGCGGCGTCGGCGTTCCCGCCGTCGGCGATCAGGTTGACCAGTTCCTTGCCGGCGAACTGGGTCATCGGCGCCAGCGGCAGGATCGCGGCCACCAGCTCGGCCACTGCCGCGTCGAGCTCGTCAGGCTCGACCACCTGCTCGACCAGCCCGATCCGCAGCGCCTGCGCCGCGTCGATCGGCTGGGCGGTGAAGATCAGCCGCTTGGCCGCCGCCGGGCCGACGAGTTCGACCAGCGCTCGGGTGGAGCCGACCGGGTAGATCACCCCCAGCCTGGCCGGCGGCACCGCGAAACTGGCGCTGCTGTCGGCGACCCGCAGGTCACAGGCCACCGCGATCTGGTTTCCGCCGCCGAAGCAATGCCCGCTGATCCTGGCGATGCTCGGCATCGCCAGGTTGCGCAACGCCCGCTCGGCGTCCTCCACGACCTCTTTCAACACCGCCTCGTCCTCGGACAGCGAGCTGATGTCAGCGCCGGCACAGAAGGATGGCCCCGCCCCGGTCACCACCAGCACCCGCAACCGCGGGTCGGCG
This genomic stretch from Jatrophihabitans sp. harbors:
- a CDS encoding enoyl-CoA hydratase/isomerase family protein, whose product is MSRPGQDLLVSIDGPVATLTINRPAKRNALTLAMWRELAAICAELDADPRLRVLVVTGAGPSFCAGADISSLSEDEAVLKEVVEDAERALRNLAMPSIARISGHCFGGGNQIAVACDLRVADSSASFAVPPARLGVIYPVGSTRALVELVGPAAAKRLIFTAQPIDAAQALRIGLVEQVVEPDELDAAVAELVAAILPLAPMTQFAGKELVNLIADGGNADAAFERWTARWRLSADGVEGPRAFLDRRQPVFSWRPEPSDPETR
- a CDS encoding SMC family ATPase codes for the protein MTAIGPFADRVEIDFSRFGNSSLFLLEGPTGSGKTTVLDGISFALYGKLAQSTATAERLKSHHAPPDAEPVVELVFETQSGLYRIRRTPSHQRPKKRGTGTTPVHMTVKLWRLGSLDHPDGGVLLSANLGDTEDEITRAVGLTHAQFVQTVLLPQGEFASFLQSSTNDKRALLQRLFGTEVLARAQEALVEGRRAAEQRRAAATATVSRAAHALAGATGLAEHELNELAGHCEAGNCAAVTALLAGMREGLQATVSAAAEHQAGATTVRSHRSAQLRQAQDLAGRRAVREQLRAEQQRLLAGADEHQAACAELAAAERALLVLPAAEALAVAGSRFEQAAQAETAARARLVPALRALPESGLRAAAAGGRTKLGELAEGLRRERRLEGQRADHSQLQRQLALQLERRQQAVARLAELPARQAELAEDRDLAAVAASRLVDLSAERDRAQARLLAARQAVAAAKLAAENQQLAQELFDAAEGQRARLDTLRVSWRASIASELGMALQSGQECVVCGSVEHPRPARPADGHVSQELVNSAEDELRRLSTEVETRRAELAEQRSELVELQIRAEQLSPERAKAKLEQASAGLAAAQAAADRQRALDLELAEIAGQLATLTEQVQQATVAETRLTERRDALSASIAEDVLAVTEARDGHPSVVDRVAALNAEVALLDAAAAACSAAAAALNAEAEARDRFQAALAAAEFDEVAAWDLARRGSAELAELRGQIRRYQQRLDEVCGQLSAAELTDPRLDEPPADLAELTERLQAAEAAEAAAAAEHGAAASRLAEAISHAERLEAAVRRGARVLTETAAAIRVGNLVAGLDDNQLKMELTTYVLVRRFTEIVGAANSQLRRISGGRYELEHTAARTGNSRSGLGLRILDLHTGKTRDPGTLSGGETFYVSLSLALGLADIVRAESGGVDLGTLLIDEGFGSLDPDVLDQVLAVLDSLRAGGRAVGVVSHVEEVKRRIADQIQVRPNPDGSSRLLSTVG
- a CDS encoding exonuclease SbcCD subunit D, encoding MRFLHTSDWHLGRTLHGVDLLDAQADVLNQICQLVAHPSDGVPVEAVLIAGDVYDRAVPPVEAVALFASTLAELTRHSTVIVTAGNHDSAIRLGFGAELFTERLRVRTDPAAVGSPVLLGNGPAQVAIYPLPYLDPDVARAVLAPPDQPLERSHQAVLTAAMDRVRHDLASRPPGTRSVVLAHAFVVGGLPSESERAIVVGGVDSVAAGTFDGVDYVALGHLHGAQQPRGSAGTVLRYSGSPLRYSFSELTHTKSVTLVDLAPEAPVRITEVALRQPREMVELTGELADLLADDRHRADWVQVTVTDRSRPDQLFDRLKFHFPHLLRMTHSPLGAQPTGELAATAAVQSPRQLGADFIEHVTGLAALEVELELFERAYQSASTAEARPGGG